GCAATCATCATCGGAATGAAGAAAGGACTGACCCGCTTCGGGCCTTTTTCGAGCAGCAGGTTGTGGTTATCTTCCCATGTGCCCAGGCCGCCGATTCCAGAGCCGACAGATACGCCGATCCGTTCTGCATCGATATCTTCACCGATTGTAAGTCCGCTGTCCTTCAGCGCATCTTCACCGGCAGCAACCGCGAATTGTACGAACCGGTCCATCTTGCGGGCTTCCTTGCGGCCGAAGCGTGCTTCCGCATCGAAATCCTTGACCGAGGAAGCGATTCGTGTTGGATATTCGCTAACATCAAAAGCTTCAACCAGGGATACACCGGACTTGCCGCTCATGAGGCTATCCCAGAACGTCTCAAGATCCTTACCCAGCGAAGTCATTACACCCATGCCAGTTACAACTACTCTATGATTCAAACATAATCACCCCGTCTATAGGCTGTGTACCTCTACAATTAGTAAACGCAAACATGCCAGATGTCTATATAAACTGCAGTCGCCGCAAGATTAATTAATCTGCGGTTCTGTTATTATCTTCATCAAGATGCTCATGCACCACTTCGCGGACGCTTGGCTTAAAGAACCGTAAAATGAGGAGAAGTCCCGCCCTGGCAGGAACGGGACCCTCAATCATATGACTCTAGGTATGAGATTGTATGTACTTCACAACTTCACCCACGGTCGTAATTCTCTCTGCATCTTCATCAGAGATTTCCATGTCGAATTCATCTTCCAATTCCATTACCAATTCTACTACATCAAGAGAATCAGCACCTAAATCATCTTTGAAAGACGCTTCTAATGTTACCTCTGCTTCATCGGCACCTAAGCGGTCGATGACAATGCGTGTTACACGCTCCAATACATCGGACATCCGGTTCACCTCCTCTTTTGGTATTATACGAGATATGAAGTCAAAATACCATAGAGCATAAAAAACGCTGCCCTGGCCGCCTCTGTCCATCTTCCCCCGTAATGATCTGATGCCCTGCGAAGCCTTACATGTACATTCCGCCATCCACATGAAGCGTCTGGCCTGTCATATAGGCTGCCCCTTCCGAAGCCAGGAATACCGCCGCATTCGCAATGTCCTCCGCCCGCCCAAGCTCTCCCAAGGGAATCCCCTTGATCAGCTCGCTGCGAACCTCATCGGACAACTCGCGGGTCATGTCGGTATCAATGAAGCCGGGCGCGATGCAGTTCACGGTGATTCCACGTGATGACAGCTCGCGGGCCGCAGACTTCGTCATGCCGATTACACCCGCCTTAGCAGCGGTATAGTTCACCTGTCCGGGATTTCCCGTCACACCTACGACCGAGGAAATATTGATGATCCGGCCATAACGCTGCTTCATCATCGGGCGGGTTACTGCCTTCAGGCAGTTGAAGACGCCCTTCAGATTCGTCTCGATGACCTGATCGAATTCTTCCTCTTTCATACGCATGATCAGATTATCCCGGGTAATGCCCGCATTATTCACCAGGATATCGATTTTGCCCCAGGCCTGGATAACCTCCTTGACCAGGTTCTCGGCGTCACTGCTGCGGCCGACATTCCCCTGCAGAGCGATTCCTTCCGAGCCCAGCTCATGAATACGGGCCACGGTCTCTTCGGCTGCCTGAAGACTGCCGGAATAGTTCACCGCGACCTTCACGCCATGAGCAGCGAGTGCCAAGGCTATGCTGCGGCCGATCCCCCGGGACCCTCCGGTTACAAGGGCGGTCTGACCTTTTAGTGCTGCAAACATGCTATGTTGTCCCCCTTCGATAATCATGCGGCTGCGGCCAGGCCCAAGCTGCTTACCAGCCAGCCTGCACGCTCTCCAGACTGTTGATATTTACAACCTTGACATTCCTGTCAATTTTGCGGATCAGGCCAGCCAGCACACTGCCGGAGCCGATCTCTACAAAAGTATCTACTCCTGCGCCGATAAGCCATTCCACGCTATCCTGCCAGAGTACCGGAGAATACACCTGTTCTACCAGCAGCTTGCGGATTTCTTCCGGGTCTGTCACCGGAGCAGCAGTCACATTGACCACTACCGGCATAGCGGGAGCCTTAAAGGTTACCTTGTCGAGCTCAGCGGCCAGCCGCTCAGCCGCACCCTTCATTAATGAGGAGTGGAACGGCCCGCTAACCTCCAGCGGAATTGCCCGTTTGCCCCCGGCTTCCTTCACACGCCGGACCACCTCACCGACACCGGCTACGGTACCGGAGACCACAATCTGTCCCGGACAATTGACATTCGCCAGTTCAACGGGAGTACCCGCCGCCGTAATACTGCGGCATAATTCCGTAAGCCCTTCGCGGTCTGCTCCAAGCACAGCTGCCATAGCCCCTTGTCCTCCGGGAACAGCTTCTTCCATGAATTGTCCGCGCAGGCGGACCAGCCTTACAGCATCTTCATAGGACAGCACGCCGGCTGCCACAAGAGCGCTATACTCGCCAAGACTGTGGCCTGCCACATAATCCGGCATAACCTTAAGACCGCTTAATGCTTCCAGATAAGCCACACTGGCTGTAACCAGTGCCGGCTGCGTGTTCACCGTCTGCTTAAGCTCGCTGTCCGGCCCTTCAAATACAAGCCCGCTCAGCGGAAACCCAAGCACCTCGTCACCCTTTTCAAAGACCGCACGGCTCTGAGGCAATGCTTCATATACATCCTTACCCATACCGACTGCCTGTGCACCCTGACCGGGAAAGACAAATGCGATTTTGCTCATGAGGTATACAGCTCCTTCCCTTTAACTGCAGCCAACCCGGATATTCTCCGGATCAAGCTGCTGCGCGTTGCTATTATTAATGCCCCGATACTTACCAGATCAGCACAGAAGCACCCCAGGTAAGTCCGCCGCCGAAGCCGACCATAAGCACAGCATCGCCTGCCTTCATCCGGCCTTCCTCGGCTGCTTCTACAAGAGCCAGCGGAATGGAGGCTGCGGAGGTATTCGCGTATTTATCAACGTTGACTACAACCTTCTCCGGCGGCAGATCCAAACGCTGCATAGCGGATTGAATAATCCGGATGTTGGCCTGATGCGGCACGAACAAGTCGATATTCTCCTTAGACAATCCCGCCTTGGTAAGCACACGCTCCGTAGCCGATCCCATAACTCGTACTGCGAACTTGAAAACCTCGCGGCCATTCATATAGATGAAGTGCTTCTTGTCTTCTACGGTCTGCTGGGAAGCCGGGAGACGCGAGCCGCCGGCTTCAAGATTAAGCAGGCTACCGCCAGAGCCTTCCGCCCCAAGATCGAAGGACTGGAAGCCGCGTCCTTCCGGAACCTCGCCGACGATAACCGCACCTGCGCCGTCACCAAACAGCACGCAGGTGTTGCGGTCAGTATAGTCTGTAATACGCGACAGCGTATCTGCGCCAATCACCAGCGCATTGTTATACATTCCATTCTGGATAAAGCCAGTAGCTGTAGCCAGGCTGTAGACGAACCCTGAGCAGGCTGCCGACAGGTCAAAGGCGGCTGCGTTCTTGGCCCCCAGCTTGTCCTGAAGAATGCAGGCTGTGGAAGGGAAGGCACTGTCAGGTGTAACTGTAGCGACAATGATCAGATCCAGCTCCTCGGCCTTCATGCCTGCGGATTCGAGTGCCTTCAGGGCCGCTTCATAGGCCAGATCGGAGGTAGCCTGTTCCGGGGCTGCAATATGCCGTTCCCGGATTCCTGTGCGGCTGACGATCCATTCATCATTCGTTTCAACGATCTTCTCCAGATCGCTGTTGGTTAATACTCTCTCAGGTACATATTTACCAGTCCCAATAATTCCAACCGGACGTAATTGTCTCATGTCTTCACTCACTTCCCGCTAATTTCCTTCGATATACTAGGCACCAGCTCAGCCTTCAGGGCAATCCGTGCCTGTCTTACCGCATTCTTCACCGCATTGCCGTCTGACGAACCATGCCCCTTGACTACCAGGCCGCTAAGACCGAGCAGCGGCGCCCCGCCGTGTTCCTTATAATCCATCTTGCCCTTCAGCCCTCTAAGCTCAGGCATCAGGATCGCCGCCCCCAGCTTAGTCTTCAGCGATTTGCTGAATTGCTCCTTCAGCAGGGAGAACATCGCACCGGCCGTTCCCTCCAGCGTCTTCAGAAGTATATTACCGGCGAAGCCGTCACAGACCAGCACATCACAGCTTCCGGTGAGCACATCCCGCGCTTCCACATTGCCGACAAAATGAATGCCCGGCAACGCCTCCAGGAGCGGATAGGCTTCCTTGGTCAATTCGTTTCCCTTGCCCGGCTCAGTCCCGACGTTGAGCAGGCCTACCCGGGGCTTCGCAATGCCATGCACTTTATTGCGGTAAATGCTGCCGATCTGGGCATACTGTGCCAGATGCTGCGGTTTGGCATCCATATTCGCGCCAAGATCCAGGGCCAGCACACCGACATCATCCAGCGTTGGAATCATCGGAGCCAGCGCCGGCCGTTCGATTCCTTCCATTCTTCCGACTACCAGAAGTCCTGTAGTCATGAGCGCTCCGGTATTGCCGGAGGAGATCATGGCATCGGCTTCTCCCTCGCGGACCATCCGTCCGGCTACGACCATGGATGAGTCTTTTTTACGGCGGACCGCCTTCACCGGCTCTTCATCCGAACCGATCACATCCCCCGCATGACGAACCGTAACATTGGAAGGCTTACTCTTCAGCAGCGGTTCAAGCCGCGCTTCATCACCGACAAGTACGATCTCTATGTCACTCCATTCTGCAGCCGCTGCCAGCGCGCCTTCCACATTACATTCAGGAGCATTATCCCCGCCCATGGCATCAATGGCGATCCGCACTCCGGTTTCCCCCTTCGCTGTACTCTTCAGTTGCTGAACGATACACTATAAAATGGCCTTGAAATACCAGCTCTTCTCCGACATATGTAAATACATCCACTTCAGCCTTGCCGTTCCGGCCCGCAAGTGAGCGCACCTGCGCCTTGGCAATGCATTTCTCGCCCAGCCGGACCATGCGCACAAACCGGAGGTCGGCCGAAGCCGTTAAGGCAATCTCATCATTAATTATAGCTACTGCCAGCGAATTCGCCTGTCCGAACACGTAATGGCCCCGGGCAATCCCGTTACGGGAGAACACATGCTCATCGCGGATCTCGAAGATCGATATCCCGCTCTTGTCCAGCTGCAGATCCACAATATCACCGACCACTTCATCGGCCGGCAGGGAACGCACCTGATCATAGGAATGCTCCGCCATCTGCTTCATCCGCTCACGCAGCTCCGGAATCCCCAGCTCCAGCCGGTCCAGCCGGATCGTCTGGATACTCACCTTCAGCTGGCGGGTTAATTCCCGGTCAGTTACAAACGGGTTCCCTTCAATTATAGCCAGCAGCTGCTGCTGACGTTCCTTCTTGGACATCCGCTCGATAGCGGCTCACCTCCCGGTACAGGACTGATGTGCAGCTCACCGGCCCGCAAGAGTGGCCGCTGTATTTATGATTCACTGTTATTCCTTACCATTTAGAACCAGGTACTAATATGTAGTATAAAGCATGCCGGCGCAAAAATAAAGCTTTGGCTTGAAAAGCGCCTGAAAACCCGTGCAGTGCAAGGCACGGCAGCTCAGTACCAGCTTCTACTCAACAAGTCATCCTAACAGATGACTAAGATTCACTGCGTGCGGACACAATGTATGCTGTTTTTCGCATACATTCGGGCCATATGCCTGGGTGCGGGCACAATGTATGTTGTTTTTCACATACATTCGGGCCATGCGCCTGGGTTCGGGCAGAATGTATGCTGTTTTTCGCATACAATCGGGCCGTATGCCTGGGTGCGGGCACAATGTATGCTGTTTTTCACATATATTCGGAGCATATGCCCGCTGTAACCAGCCGATTGCATTCATAAACTCTTATTTTCACATAAAAATAGCACTTCACCGGCAGATGAAGTGCTACTCTTATATTCAAACTATTGTTTGATGATTTCTCTTGCTTTGTATGTTCCGCAAACTTTACATACGTGGTGAGCAAGTTTCAGCTCTCCGCATTGTTCGCATTTCACCATACCTGGAACAACCAGTTTAAAGTGAGTACGACGCTTGTCACGGCGAGTCTTGGACGTTCTGCGTTGTGGTACTGCCATTGTTAGACACCTCCTGATTTTGTTGTAACCCAATTCACTTGGGATTTGTTCTTAGTCGTCTTGCTTGGTAAAGAATCCTTTCAACGCAGCGAGTCTAGGATCGATCACTGTGTTGTCGCAACTGCAGGTGCCTTCGTTCAAGTTCTGTCCGCATTTCTGACAAAGACCAAGACAGTCTGCCTTGCACAATACCGAATCCGGTAAGTGCAGTACGAAATTTTCTTCCACATACGGGATAAGATCCACAATCTCATCTGTGATGTAAATGAGTTCCTCATCTTCATCTTCCGGAAGAATTGGCTGCTTAAGCCACTTGAAGGTCTCAGCGAAAGGAATGTTCAGCTTACTCTTGACCTCACCGAGACAACGTGAACATAACATGTCCACTTCTCCGTTCAGTGTTCCCACCACGTTCACACTATCGGTTCCCGCGGGCAGCGCTTTAAGGTCTACTGAGAGTGGTGCAACAGCAAGTATATCCTTGCGCCCTGTGACAATCCCGCTGACATCCACAACTTCGTGGAGGACCAGAGGCTCGTCGGCATTCGCTAATTTGCGAAAGTGAATGTTCATCGTTATCACTCCAAACAAACAAAATTTATTATACCTATTATTCCCTGACTTTGTCAACCACTTTCCCTTTATATTGTTTCAGGGAGCGTGACAATTTATGATATACAATATAGATTCCAGAATGGGGCGTGAAGCAACTGTGGCAGCTGTAGGTATTATAGCCGAATATAACCCTTTACATAACGGGCATGTCCATCATTTCACCGAGGCAAAAAGAATCTCGGGAGCGGACCGCTCCATTGTCATTATGAGCGGACCGTTCACCCAGCGCGGCGAGCCGGCGGCGGTCAGCAAGCGCGCCCGCACTGAGATGGCGCTGCATATGGGCGCCGATCTGGTTATTGAACTGCCGGTGGCGTACGCCGTCCAGCCGGCGGAATGGTTCGCCTTCGGAGCGGTCTCGCTGCTGGAGGCGACCGGTGTCGTCGGCAGCCTGTGCTTCGGCTCCGAAGCAGGCTCTTTGGGCGTACTGCTGCCTCTGGCCGGCTTCCTGGCCGAAGAGAGCAGTGCGCTTAAGGAGGAGATCCGCGCCCGCCTCTCCGGGGGCGCGGGATTCCCGGCCGCCTACAGCGCTGCTGCGGCGGCGGCCTGGGGGGCCTCTTTCATGGGAGAGGAGAAACCGGAAGATGCCGAAGATATATTACGGCAGCCCAACAACAGCCTCGGCCTGCACTACCTGATCGCGCTAAGGCGGCTGGGCAGCGCGATCAAGCCCTTAACCGTGCCGCGTACCGGCGCGGGCTTCCACGACCCGCTGGAGAGCGGGTCGGCCATTGCCAGTGCAACAGCCATCCGCAGGCTGCTGCAGGAGGGCGGATCACCGGCAGCTTACATGCCGGAGTATGCCCTGTCCATCCTGGAGCGTGAGCGTGCCGCAGGCCGGGGACCGGTACGGCTGGAAGACTTCGCGGGCCCGCTGCGCCATGTACTCTCTACCCGCTCTGCTGCGGAGCTGCACACGCTGCAGGATATGAACGAGGGCCTGGAGAACCGGCTGCTCAGCAGCCTGCACCAGCTGGACAAGTTCACCGTCGGCGGACTGCTGCAGGAGCTTAAGAGCAGACGGTATACACTCACCAGGCTTCAGCGTCTGCTGCTTCACACCTTGCTGAATCACAGCAAAGCAGAGATGTCCCCCTCCGTTCTCTCTCAGGGTCCCGGCTACATAAGGGTTCTCGGCTTCCGCGAGAGCGGCCGGGAGCTGCTGAAGCAGATGAAGCTGACAGCGGTGCTTCCGGTGATTACAAGCCCTGCCCGCTACACCCATCCCATGCTGGAGCGGGACCTCCAGGCGGCGGCTGTGTTCGCCGGGGCTTATGCCGACCCGATGCGCAGCGATCTGTACAGTGATTATCTTGAGCCGCCGGTCAGGATTTGATGACCGGCAGCTCCTCCATGTATTTCAGAGCATCGGATAGTGTTGAGACAGGAACCAGCTTCATGTCCGTGCCGATTTGCTCCGCCTTTGCCTTGGCCTCATCATAGTTTTTAAGCGGAACGAAGAAAATCTCCGCGCCCTTACGGTCGGCCGCTACAATCTTATGCTTCACACCGCCGATCAGCCCCACGTTCCCCTCCGCATCTATCGTACCCGTGCCTGCTACCTTCCGGCCCTTGGTGAGATCCCCCGGCGTAAGCCGGTTGTAGATTTCCATGGTGAACATCAGTCCGGCAGAGGGCCCGCCTACGTTAGTATCCACGAAACTGACGGCTTTACCTTTCTCCTTAGGCTCCACCTTTTGAACCGCACCAATAACGACTCCGAAGCCCGGCCGGGCAGCCGCAGCTTCTTTATCCTTGACCCCCACCAGCTTGACCTGCTCTTTAATCTCTTTGCCGTCACGCTGGAGCAATACATCCACGGTATCCCCGATCTGGTGAACCGACAGCAATTTGGACAGCGCGGCCGGATCGGCGGCCTTTTGCCCGCCTACACTGATGATTTTGTCCCCCGGCTGGAACCGGTCCTGATTGGCAGCTTCGGGTACAGAGAACACGTACAGATAATCCACGACATCCTCATAGGGTACACCTGCCGCATGATAAGCTGCCTGCACAGCATAGGATTGTGAACTATTCATATAGAACACCTGTTCCGCAGCATATTCCTGCTCAGTCTTATCTTGCAGGCGTGTTTCCTTCAACACTACCTCGGCATTCGAGTTGAACACAGAGGCGATTAGAAGAGCCACATTCGCATAGCTTGCCGAAACCGTGGTCATCATGAAGGTTCCCTGCTCCTGCGGATCGGCATTCTCCACCTTGATCATCGGTGCCACCTCCGAGGCGCTTCCCGGCTGATATACAATATAAGGCGTGTTCATGAAGACGACAACATAGAGAATGACCACGAATGAAAATAGATAGGCTGAAGCGCGAATGCCTACCCGGCGTTTATACTGCCTCAAGTCTCTTCCCCTTCTTTCCTGCGGATGATGCCCCGGCACTTAGAATGTCGTACCTTAGCCTTGAGCTTCACTCCGGCTGTGTGGCATGATGGTTGTCTCCCCTGCATAAATTGGTAACAAGATCTGCCCATGTCCTAAGCTATGAAGAGGGGATAACTCTAATGATAAACTTTAGATCCAGACGCTTTCTGTCGGATTCAGCTCCATTTATACCCGGGGCTTCAGCCATTCTGCTCGCTGCAGCGATTATTATTGCACCTGAAGCCTCGTTCAAGGCTTCACTTACGGGCCTTAAGCTCTGGTGGACCCTGGTTTTTCCTGCGCTGCTGCCCTTCCTGATCCTCTCAGAGATGCTAAGCGCATCCGGCTTCGTGCATGGTATCGGCGTTCTGCTTGAACCGCTGATGAAGCGGTGCTTCAGACTTCCCGGGGCGGTCGGCTGGACGCTGGTGCTCGGTCTAACCGCAGGCTTCCCGGCAGGAGCCGGAGGAGTGATGCAACTGCACAAGCAAGGGGACATTACAGACAAGGAGGCTGGAAGACTGGCGGCTGTTGTACATTATGCCAGCCCGGTCACTCTGCTTATTGTAGTAGGAACAGCCTTCCTGCACAGTCCAGCAGCCGGCTATGCCCTGCTTGCCATTCACTGGCTGTCAGGGGTAGCCGCAGGAATTCTGTCCGCTTGCTTCAATGGCCCCCGCAAGATGACGTCACCTATTTCGCAAGAAAGTGGTCCCAGCCATACCGGAAGCCGCTCCAGCGCCAAAAAAGCATCCTTACCCGGGCGTATCCATCAGGCAGCAGCAGATGCCCGTTCAAGGGACGGACGGGGCTTCGGTAAGGTGCTAGGTGAATCCGTATCCTCCGCCGTACAGAGCCTAATGATTGTAGGCGGCTATATGATCATGTTCGCGGTTGTCATAAGTATTGTTACCCGGTTATTCCCTCAGCTGCCGGTTATGGTTACAGGAAGCATGCTTGAGATTCATCTCGGAGCCCGGGCAATGACTTCAGCCACAGCAGGTCCCGAAGGCTTCGTCGTAGGCGGTCTTCTTGGCCCGGCACTGCTGTCCGCCGGACTGGCCTGGAGCGGCATCTGCGCCCAGCTCCAGGCACTGACAGTGCTGAAGGCAGCCAATGTCCGCTTCCTCCCGTTCACCGCAGTCAGGCTGCTGCATGGACTATTTGCCTTTGCGTTCACAATCCTGCTGTGGACACCGATGCTCCATATTCAGTCTGCAGTGCTGCCGGTTCTTGCCGGTTCTCCCCCAGCTGCTCTGCCGCAAGCGGGCCTTTCGCTGAACATATGGACTCTGACCCCACAGATTCTGGGACTTCAGATCCTGGTTGTTACGCTGCTGCTACTGCTGTCTGCTGCCGTAAAGCTGTTTACTTCAAACCGCCGTCCATCCGGCTGAACTTCAGCTTCATCGCCTGCTCCACCTCAGGAGTTACAAAATCCGAGACCTTCCCGCCGAAGTGGGCAATCTCCTTGACCACACTGGAGCTAAGATAGGAGTATCTCGGATTGGTCATCATAAATATAGTTTCTGCTTCAGGGTCAAGGTTATGATTAATGGAAGCATTCTGAAGCTCATATTCGAAATCGGTAACAGTCCGGATTCCCCGGACAATGACCTGGGCGTCCTTTTGCCTCACATAGTTAACCAGGAGATCACGGAAGCTGTCCACCTCAACATTCGGAATATCCGCTGTCGCCTGACGCAGAAGCTCTGTCCGTTCCTCGACCGAGAATAACGGATTCTTGCTCAGATTATTCAGCACCGCAACGATCAGCCTATCGAACTGCTTGGCGGCCCGGTGAATAATATCCATGTGTCCCAGCGTAACCGGATCGAAGGTTCCAGGATAGATGGCGACACGTTCTTTTCTAATTTGCAGACTCATCATTAACCTCCTTGCCGCTTGCGGCAGCCTCTGGAACAGCAGCTTCATACCGGTAGATAGAGATCGTAACCTCTCCATAGACGGATTGCTTCGTTCTCACGAACCCGGGTATCTCCTCCGGATAGGCATATCCCGATTCATGCTCCAGCACGATCACTGCATCAGGGTTCAGCAGCAGCTTGTCCGCCAGCGTAACCATCAGCTCGTCTCCATGCTTCATCCGGTAAGGCGGGTCCAGAAAAACAAGATCAAAGATTCTCCCGCGCTTTTGAAGTGCCCCAAGTGCTCTTCCCGCATCATTGCGGTAGACCTCAGCCTGCGCCTCCAGCCGAGACGCCTTCAGATTAGCGCGCACCGTGTCAATCGCCTTCTGCTCCATGTCCACAAATACCGCAGCTTCCATCCCTCTGCTCAGAGCTTCGATCCCCAGGCCTCCGGTACCTGCATACAGATCAAGCACCGTACCTCCTTCAAAATAAGGCCCGATCATACTGAATAACGCTTCCTTCACTTTATCGGTAGTAGGCCGTGTGCCATTGCCTGGAACACTTTTAAGCGGCCTGCCTTTTGCACTTCCCGATATGACTCTCACCGATCATTCACCTGCTTTTTAGCTTTATGTCTCTACATTACTATGCCATTACAGGGCATAAGTCCAAGCCTATAGTACCACAATTATTCCATGAAATAAAAAGATTGTCCGACTTTGTCACAATGAGGAGCAGAAGAATATTCACATGCAAATGTATAAAACTCCTGTAACCGGGACATCCTGTAACTATCGACATCACAAAATGTCGTAGACAACCGCGGAGCAGGCTTACGTTTCCCCATAAGCTCTTCGTCCGGTTTCTCCTCTCCCATGAAAGAGGCTCCCGAAAGGGAGCCTCGATTTTTATTTCACGCCAAAAAGCCCCCGCCTTGAAATCAAGATGCGGGGGCATGCTGTGTATACTTATATAATCCGCTTCAGCTTGGCTTCCTGCTCAATGGAGCGTGCTGAGAGAAGTTCGATAATTCTGTGCTGATTCTCCAAAAGAGACTCCACGTTGATGAGCCGTTCGTTTGTTTCCAGCACAGCACGTTTAATTTGTTCCTGATCTTGTTTCATGTTCTGCTGCTCTGTCTCTATTCGATCCAAACGCTCGTTGACGGTGACTAATTCCTCCTTTACTGAAACTAACTCTTCCCGAATAACGGACCGCAATAATTGTAC
The window above is part of the Paenibacillus sp. FSL H8-0048 genome. Proteins encoded here:
- the acpP gene encoding acyl carrier protein — its product is MSDVLERVTRIVIDRLGADEAEVTLEASFKDDLGADSLDVVELVMELEDEFDMEISDEDAERITTVGEVVKYIQSHT
- the fabG gene encoding 3-oxoacyl-[acyl-carrier-protein] reductase, which translates into the protein MFAALKGQTALVTGGSRGIGRSIALALAAHGVKVAVNYSGSLQAAEETVARIHELGSEGIALQGNVGRSSDAENLVKEVIQAWGKIDILVNNAGITRDNLIMRMKEEEFDQVIETNLKGVFNCLKAVTRPMMKQRYGRIINISSVVGVTGNPGQVNYTAAKAGVIGMTKSAARELSSRGITVNCIAPGFIDTDMTRELSDEVRSELIKGIPLGELGRAEDIANAAVFLASEGAAYMTGQTLHVDGGMYM
- the fabD gene encoding ACP S-malonyltransferase, which encodes MSKIAFVFPGQGAQAVGMGKDVYEALPQSRAVFEKGDEVLGFPLSGLVFEGPDSELKQTVNTQPALVTASVAYLEALSGLKVMPDYVAGHSLGEYSALVAAGVLSYEDAVRLVRLRGQFMEEAVPGGQGAMAAVLGADREGLTELCRSITAAGTPVELANVNCPGQIVVSGTVAGVGEVVRRVKEAGGKRAIPLEVSGPFHSSLMKGAAERLAAELDKVTFKAPAMPVVVNVTAAPVTDPEEIRKLLVEQVYSPVLWQDSVEWLIGAGVDTFVEIGSGSVLAGLIRKIDRNVKVVNINSLESVQAGW
- a CDS encoding beta-ketoacyl-ACP synthase III; this translates as MRQLRPVGIIGTGKYVPERVLTNSDLEKIVETNDEWIVSRTGIRERHIAAPEQATSDLAYEAALKALESAGMKAEELDLIIVATVTPDSAFPSTACILQDKLGAKNAAAFDLSAACSGFVYSLATATGFIQNGMYNNALVIGADTLSRITDYTDRNTCVLFGDGAGAVIVGEVPEGRGFQSFDLGAEGSGGSLLNLEAGGSRLPASQQTVEDKKHFIYMNGREVFKFAVRVMGSATERVLTKAGLSKENIDLFVPHQANIRIIQSAMQRLDLPPEKVVVNVDKYANTSAASIPLALVEAAEEGRMKAGDAVLMVGFGGGLTWGASVLIW
- the plsX gene encoding phosphate acyltransferase PlsX; protein product: MRIAIDAMGGDNAPECNVEGALAAAAEWSDIEIVLVGDEARLEPLLKSKPSNVTVRHAGDVIGSDEEPVKAVRRKKDSSMVVAGRMVREGEADAMISSGNTGALMTTGLLVVGRMEGIERPALAPMIPTLDDVGVLALDLGANMDAKPQHLAQYAQIGSIYRNKVHGIAKPRVGLLNVGTEPGKGNELTKEAYPLLEALPGIHFVGNVEARDVLTGSCDVLVCDGFAGNILLKTLEGTAGAMFSLLKEQFSKSLKTKLGAAILMPELRGLKGKMDYKEHGGAPLLGLSGLVVKGHGSSDGNAVKNAVRQARIALKAELVPSISKEISGK
- the fapR gene encoding transcription factor FapR, whose protein sequence is MSKKERQQQLLAIIEGNPFVTDRELTRQLKVSIQTIRLDRLELGIPELRERMKQMAEHSYDQVRSLPADEVVGDIVDLQLDKSGISIFEIRDEHVFSRNGIARGHYVFGQANSLAVAIINDEIALTASADLRFVRMVRLGEKCIAKAQVRSLAGRNGKAEVDVFTYVGEELVFQGHFIVYRSATEEYSEGGNRSADRH
- the rpmF gene encoding 50S ribosomal protein L32; this encodes MAVPQRRTSKTRRDKRRTHFKLVVPGMVKCEQCGELKLAHHVCKVCGTYKAREIIKQ
- a CDS encoding YceD family protein, whose protein sequence is MNIHFRKLANADEPLVLHEVVDVSGIVTGRKDILAVAPLSVDLKALPAGTDSVNVVGTLNGEVDMLCSRCLGEVKSKLNIPFAETFKWLKQPILPEDEDEELIYITDEIVDLIPYVEENFVLHLPDSVLCKADCLGLCQKCGQNLNEGTCSCDNTVIDPRLAALKGFFTKQDD
- a CDS encoding tRNA(Met) cytidine acetate ligase; the encoded protein is MAAVGIIAEYNPLHNGHVHHFTEAKRISGADRSIVIMSGPFTQRGEPAAVSKRARTEMALHMGADLVIELPVAYAVQPAEWFAFGAVSLLEATGVVGSLCFGSEAGSLGVLLPLAGFLAEESSALKEEIRARLSGGAGFPAAYSAAAAAAWGASFMGEEKPEDAEDILRQPNNSLGLHYLIALRRLGSAIKPLTVPRTGAGFHDPLESGSAIASATAIRRLLQEGGSPAAYMPEYALSILERERAAGRGPVRLEDFAGPLRHVLSTRSAAELHTLQDMNEGLENRLLSSLHQLDKFTVGGLLQELKSRRYTLTRLQRLLLHTLLNHSKAEMSPSVLSQGPGYIRVLGFRESGRELLKQMKLTAVLPVITSPARYTHPMLERDLQAAAVFAGAYADPMRSDLYSDYLEPPVRI
- a CDS encoding SepM family pheromone-processing serine protease, translating into MRQYKRRVGIRASAYLFSFVVILYVVVFMNTPYIVYQPGSASEVAPMIKVENADPQEQGTFMMTTVSASYANVALLIASVFNSNAEVVLKETRLQDKTEQEYAAEQVFYMNSSQSYAVQAAYHAAGVPYEDVVDYLYVFSVPEAANQDRFQPGDKIISVGGQKAADPAALSKLLSVHQIGDTVDVLLQRDGKEIKEQVKLVGVKDKEAAAARPGFGVVIGAVQKVEPKEKGKAVSFVDTNVGGPSAGLMFTMEIYNRLTPGDLTKGRKVAGTGTIDAEGNVGLIGGVKHKIVAADRKGAEIFFVPLKNYDEAKAKAEQIGTDMKLVPVSTLSDALKYMEELPVIKS
- a CDS encoding nucleoside recognition domain-containing protein, producing MINFRSRRFLSDSAPFIPGASAILLAAAIIIAPEASFKASLTGLKLWWTLVFPALLPFLILSEMLSASGFVHGIGVLLEPLMKRCFRLPGAVGWTLVLGLTAGFPAGAGGVMQLHKQGDITDKEAGRLAAVVHYASPVTLLIVVGTAFLHSPAAGYALLAIHWLSGVAAGILSACFNGPRKMTSPISQESGPSHTGSRSSAKKASLPGRIHQAAADARSRDGRGFGKVLGESVSSAVQSLMIVGGYMIMFAVVISIVTRLFPQLPVMVTGSMLEIHLGARAMTSATAGPEGFVVGGLLGPALLSAGLAWSGICAQLQALTVLKAANVRFLPFTAVRLLHGLFAFAFTILLWTPMLHIQSAVLPVLAGSPPAALPQAGLSLNIWTLTPQILGLQILVVTLLLLLSAAVKLFTSNRRPSG